A genomic segment from Pseudomonas sp. M30-35 encodes:
- the metF gene encoding methylenetetrahydrofolate reductase [NAD(P)H] yields the protein MSQERRFSFEFFPTKTEAGHEKLMATARQLATYNPDFFSCTYGAGGSTRDRTVNTVLQLDGEIKVSTAPHLSCVGDSKAELRELLDLYKSNGIKRIVALRGDLPSGMGMASGELRYANELVAFIREQSGDHFHIEIAAYPEMHPQARNFEDDLANFVRKAKAGADSAITQYFFNADSYFYFVERVRKMGVEIPVVPGIMPITNYSKLARFSDACGAEIPRWVRKQLEAYGDDIDSIQAFGQQVITEMCEQLLQGGAPGLHFYTLNQSEPSLAIWNNLKLPR from the coding sequence ATGAGTCAAGAACGCCGTTTCAGCTTCGAGTTTTTCCCGACCAAAACTGAAGCTGGGCACGAAAAGCTGATGGCCACTGCGCGCCAGTTAGCGACATACAATCCGGACTTTTTCTCCTGCACCTATGGCGCAGGCGGCTCAACCCGCGACCGCACCGTCAATACCGTGCTGCAACTCGATGGTGAGATCAAAGTTTCGACCGCACCCCATCTTTCCTGCGTAGGTGACAGCAAGGCTGAGCTTCGCGAGCTGCTGGATCTCTACAAGAGCAACGGCATCAAGCGCATCGTTGCCCTGCGTGGTGACTTGCCATCGGGCATGGGCATGGCGAGCGGTGAACTGCGCTATGCCAACGAGCTCGTTGCGTTTATCCGCGAGCAAAGTGGCGATCACTTCCACATCGAAATTGCTGCTTACCCGGAAATGCATCCGCAAGCCCGCAACTTTGAAGATGATCTGGCCAACTTCGTGCGCAAGGCGAAAGCCGGTGCCGACAGTGCGATTACCCAGTATTTCTTCAATGCCGACAGCTACTTCTACTTCGTCGAGCGCGTGCGCAAGATGGGTGTTGAGATTCCGGTGGTACCGGGCATCATGCCGATCACCAACTACAGCAAACTGGCTCGTTTCTCAGATGCCTGTGGCGCTGAGATCCCGCGCTGGGTGCGCAAGCAACTGGAAGCTTACGGTGATGACATCGACAGCATTCAGGCCTTCGGCCAGCAAGTGATTACAGAAATGTGCGAACAGCTGCTACAAGGTGGCGCGCCAGGTCTGCACTTCTATACGCTGAACCAGTCTGAACCGAGTCTGGCGATCTGGAACAACCTAAAGCTGCCGCGCTAA
- a CDS encoding DEAD/DEAH box helicase: MSFASLGLSEALVRAVESAGYTQPTPVQQRAIPAALQGRDLMVAAQTGTGKTGGFALPILERLFPNGHPDREQRHGPRQPRVLVLTPTRELAAQVHDSFKLYARDLKFVSACIFGGVGMNPQVQALAKGVDVLVACPGRLLDLAGQGSIDLSHVEILVLDEADRMLDMGFIHDVKKVLARLPSKRQNLLFSATFSKDITDLAGKLLHNPERIEVTPPNTTVERIEQRVFRLQASHKRALLAHLITAGAWEQVLVFTRTKHGANRLAEYLDKRGLPAVAIHGNKSQNARTKALADFKANKVRILVATDIAARGLDIDQLPHVVNFELPNVEEDYVHRIGRTGRAGRSGEAISLVAPDEEKLLRGIERMTKQKIADGDVMGFDASTVEAERPEVREPRQPRQQRAPRPATPDGERHGGGRKDKGKDTGRAAKPAGSREGGREGAGRKPKPRGERSNRPAATAAIPVLPPDRAPDEFRDDEIDNFGNRVDYVSPNQNRSQNRGRRPAAAAAQPTSGQPRNPSRGPRSGGAAGGAAKPNSGGQGKRQGGQGRNGSGANRSRPPRDRERSTSLNRDELPRSEPVANKTTDKQPVIMHKSSRLDRFPTPEQLDQLPSSRPRSEKPALLTRNRDE; encoded by the coding sequence ATGTCCTTTGCTTCCCTCGGTCTCTCCGAGGCTTTGGTTCGTGCGGTCGAGTCCGCCGGCTACACCCAGCCAACTCCGGTGCAACAGCGGGCTATTCCCGCCGCGTTGCAAGGTCGCGACCTGATGGTAGCGGCACAGACTGGCACGGGTAAAACAGGCGGTTTCGCCCTACCAATCCTTGAACGTTTGTTCCCTAACGGTCACCCGGACCGCGAACAACGTCACGGCCCAAGACAACCACGTGTACTGGTGCTAACACCGACCCGTGAATTGGCCGCCCAGGTGCACGACAGCTTTAAGCTGTATGCCCGCGATTTGAAATTCGTCAGCGCCTGCATTTTTGGCGGCGTTGGCATGAACCCGCAAGTCCAGGCACTCGCCAAGGGCGTTGACGTTCTCGTCGCCTGCCCGGGGCGCCTGCTTGACCTTGCTGGCCAAGGCAGCATCGACCTGTCGCACGTCGAGATTTTAGTACTCGACGAAGCCGACCGTATGCTCGACATGGGTTTTATCCATGACGTTAAGAAGGTCCTCGCCCGTCTTCCGAGCAAGCGCCAGAACCTGCTGTTCTCCGCGACCTTCTCCAAAGATATTACCGACCTTGCTGGCAAGCTGCTGCATAACCCGGAACGCATCGAAGTAACGCCGCCGAACACCACGGTCGAGCGTATCGAGCAACGCGTATTCCGCCTGCAAGCGAGCCACAAGCGTGCGCTGTTGGCTCACTTGATTACTGCCGGCGCGTGGGAACAAGTACTGGTCTTCACCCGTACCAAGCACGGCGCCAACCGCCTGGCTGAATACCTCGACAAGCGCGGCTTGCCAGCGGTTGCGATTCACGGCAACAAGAGCCAGAACGCTCGCACCAAAGCCTTGGCTGATTTTAAAGCCAACAAAGTGCGCATTTTGGTAGCCACTGATATCGCCGCTCGCGGTCTGGATATCGACCAACTGCCGCACGTGGTCAACTTCGAGCTGCCAAACGTTGAAGAAGATTACGTACACCGCATTGGCCGTACTGGCCGTGCAGGTCGCAGCGGTGAAGCGATCTCGCTGGTAGCTCCAGACGAAGAAAAACTGCTGCGCGGCATCGAACGCATGACCAAGCAGAAGATTGCCGATGGCGACGTAATGGGCTTCGACGCCAGCACTGTAGAAGCTGAGCGCCCTGAAGTTCGCGAACCACGTCAGCCGCGCCAACAACGTGCGCCACGCCCTGCTACACCTGATGGTGAGCGTCATGGTGGCGGTCGTAAAGACAAAGGTAAAGACACCGGTCGCGCAGCCAAGCCTGCCGGTAGCCGCGAAGGCGGCCGTGAAGGTGCTGGCCGCAAGCCAAAGCCACGTGGCGAACGCAGTAACCGTCCAGCCGCCACGGCTGCGATTCCGGTACTCCCCCCAGACCGCGCGCCAGATGAGTTCCGCGACGACGAAATTGATAACTTTGGTAACCGCGTTGACTACGTCAGCCCGAACCAGAACAGGTCGCAAAATCGTGGACGCCGTCCTGCGGCAGCTGCTGCGCAGCCAACATCAGGCCAACCACGCAACCCGAGCCGTGGCCCACGTAGCGGTGGCGCTGCTGGCGGTGCAGCCAAGCCCAACAGCGGCGGTCAAGGCAAGCGTCAAGGTGGTCAGGGCCGTAATGGCTCCGGAGCCAACCGTTCACGCCCGCCACGTGACCGTGAGCGCAGCACCTCACTTAATCGTGATGAGCTGCCACGCAGCGAGCCAGTGGCTAACAAGACGACAGACAAACAGCCTGTCATCATGCATAAAAGCTCGCGCCTTGACCGGTTCCCAACACCGGAGCAACTGGACCAACTGCCGAGCAGTCGTCCACGCAGTGAGAAACCAGCATTGCTAACGCGTAACCGCGACGAGTAA
- a CDS encoding CatB-related O-acetyltransferase, producing the protein MEWVSLVLSASALIVVLVYIGVASPGAKRKRLKRILEQVPELDRGQEHFKRRYPRYEYGTGSYGMPNVKDFREGTTLKIGAYCSIANGVLIVLGGNHRTDWITTYPFPAKLKEASHIKGYDGSRGDVIIGSDVWLCTNSTILSGVTIGHGAVVAAGSLVNRDVAPYSIVAGNPARVIGWRFDEPTREALVATNWWHWPKEEVASVVEQLCSDDIVGFLEYARNRRQAT; encoded by the coding sequence ATGGAGTGGGTATCGTTGGTGTTGTCAGCGAGCGCGCTGATCGTAGTGCTGGTGTATATAGGTGTTGCAAGCCCTGGCGCAAAGAGAAAGCGGCTTAAACGTATCCTTGAGCAAGTGCCCGAACTTGATCGGGGTCAGGAACATTTCAAACGTCGCTACCCGCGCTATGAATATGGCACCGGCAGCTATGGAATGCCTAACGTAAAGGATTTCCGCGAAGGCACGACACTCAAAATTGGCGCTTACTGTTCAATCGCCAATGGCGTGCTGATCGTACTTGGAGGTAATCATCGTACTGACTGGATCACCACCTACCCTTTCCCGGCCAAGTTGAAAGAAGCGAGTCACATCAAGGGCTACGACGGATCACGGGGCGATGTGATAATCGGAAGCGATGTTTGGCTATGTACCAACAGCACCATTTTATCGGGAGTCACCATCGGTCACGGTGCCGTGGTGGCTGCTGGATCACTGGTTAATCGGGATGTCGCACCCTACTCTATTGTTGCGGGAAATCCTGCTCGGGTAATCGGCTGGCGTTTTGATGAGCCAACACGCGAAGCGCTGGTTGCGACGAATTGGTGGCACTGGCCAAAAGAAGAAGTTGCGAGTGTTGTCGAGCAACTGTGCTCTGACGATATTGTGGGTTTCCTTGAGTACGCTCGAAACCGTCGCCAAGCAACTTAA
- a CDS encoding cytochrome b: MQWRNSPSRYGVISISMHWLVAVVVFGLFGLGVWMVELDYYSSVYTDAPMIHKGIGILLFIAMLLRVCWRWISPPPGHLQSHGRVTQLATKLGHAFLYIGLFVLMIAGYLISTADGRGISVFGLFEVPATLTGIPDQEDIAGLVHEYLAWTIVIFAGLHGLAALKHHFIDRDSTLKRMLGRE; this comes from the coding sequence ATGCAGTGGCGCAACTCTCCCTCACGTTACGGCGTGATTAGTATTTCGATGCACTGGCTGGTGGCCGTGGTGGTATTTGGCTTGTTTGGTCTTGGTGTCTGGATGGTCGAGCTTGATTACTACAGCAGCGTTTACACCGATGCTCCGATGATCCATAAAGGCATCGGTATTTTGCTGTTTATAGCCATGCTCCTGCGAGTGTGCTGGCGTTGGATCAGCCCGCCGCCGGGACACCTACAAAGTCATGGTCGTGTGACTCAGCTGGCCACTAAATTGGGCCACGCATTCCTGTATATCGGTTTGTTTGTGTTGATGATTGCCGGTTACCTGATTTCAACTGCAGACGGTCGTGGTATCAGTGTCTTTGGCTTGTTTGAAGTGCCGGCGACCCTTACCGGCATTCCTGATCAGGAAGATATTGCAGGTTTGGTGCACGAATACCTGGCCTGGACGATCGTTATTTTTGCGGGGCTGCATGGTTTGGCTGCGCTCAAGCACCATTTTATTGATCGTGACAGCACGCTAAAACGCATGCTTGGCCGCGAATAA
- a CDS encoding TetR/AcrR family transcriptional regulator, which yields MGNHKIEIRRRNIEKILFCAEKVFAEKGFGSTSMGDIAEEAGLPRSNLHYYFSTKDELYRAVLLDLLDVWKQDALCFEMLDDPRVVLSSYIRAKMNHSRTRPHGSKVWANEIIHGAPMLGETLDDSLYSWAKMKEAKIKQWVEDKRILPVEPSSLLYMIWASTQHYADFNHQVKVLNDHQALSEMQFEKAVQTITTVILRGIGLEP from the coding sequence ATGGGCAATCACAAGATTGAGATTCGCCGGCGCAACATAGAAAAAATTCTGTTCTGTGCAGAAAAAGTTTTCGCCGAAAAAGGTTTTGGCAGCACCTCCATGGGCGATATTGCTGAAGAAGCCGGTTTGCCGCGCTCAAACCTGCATTATTACTTCAGCACCAAAGACGAGCTGTACCGCGCGGTATTGCTCGATTTGCTCGACGTCTGGAAGCAAGATGCCCTGTGTTTTGAAATGCTTGATGACCCGCGCGTTGTGTTGAGCAGCTATATCCGCGCCAAGATGAATCATTCGCGCACCCGCCCGCATGGCTCGAAAGTCTGGGCCAACGAGATTATCCACGGCGCACCCATGCTCGGTGAAACGCTGGACGACAGCTTATATAGCTGGGCGAAGATGAAAGAGGCGAAGATCAAGCAGTGGGTCGAAGACAAGCGGATTTTGCCGGTCGAACCGTCGAGCTTGCTGTATATGATCTGGGCTTCAACCCAGCACTACGCGGATTTTAACCATCAGGTAAAAGTGCTGAACGACCATCAAGCGCTGAGCGAGATGCAGTTCGAGAAAGCCGTGCAGACTATTACCACGGTGATTCTGCGTGGCATCGGCCTCGAACCGTAA
- a CDS encoding adenosylmethionine--8-amino-7-oxononanoate transaminase, whose translation MSLNNQWMQRDLAVVWHPCTQMKDHEQLPLVPIKRGEGVWLEDFDGKRYLDAVSSWWVNVFGHCNPRINQRIKDQVDQLEHVILAGCSHQPVIELSERLVKLTPDGLDRVFYADNGSSCIEIALKMSFHYWLNIGQPEKKRFVTLSNSYHGETVAAMSVGDVALFTDTYKALLLDTIKVPSPDCYNRPEGVSWEEHSRLMFNHMEQTLAEHHHEVSAVIVEPLIQGAGGMRMYHPIYLTLLREACDRYGVHLILDEIAVGFGRTGTMFACEQAWIRPDFLCLSKALTGGYLPLAACLTTDTIYQAFYDDYSTLRAFLHSHSYTGNPLACAAALATLDIFEQDNVIEANRALSKRMHDATAHLVDHPHVAEVRQTGMALAIEMVADKTSKTPYPWQERRGLKVYQHALDRGALLRPLGSVVYFLPPYVITPEQIDFLAEVASEGIDIATRTSVSVAQGNSNYPGFRDPG comes from the coding sequence ATGAGTTTGAATAACCAGTGGATGCAGCGCGACCTCGCTGTGGTTTGGCACCCTTGCACACAAATGAAAGACCACGAACAGCTCCCTCTAGTGCCCATCAAACGCGGCGAAGGTGTGTGGCTTGAGGACTTCGACGGCAAGCGTTATCTCGATGCGGTCAGCTCGTGGTGGGTCAATGTCTTCGGTCACTGCAACCCGCGAATCAATCAGCGCATCAAGGATCAGGTCGATCAACTGGAACATGTCATCCTCGCCGGTTGCAGCCATCAACCCGTCATCGAGCTATCAGAACGCCTGGTCAAGCTGACCCCGGACGGACTCGACCGGGTGTTTTATGCGGACAATGGCTCATCGTGCATCGAAATCGCCTTGAAGATGAGCTTCCACTACTGGCTCAACATCGGCCAGCCAGAGAAAAAACGCTTCGTCACCCTGAGCAATAGCTACCATGGTGAGACAGTCGCGGCGATGTCGGTTGGCGATGTCGCGTTGTTCACCGACACCTATAAAGCCCTGCTCCTCGACACGATCAAAGTACCAAGCCCGGACTGCTACAACCGCCCGGAAGGCGTGAGCTGGGAAGAACATTCGCGGCTAATGTTCAACCACATGGAACAAACACTTGCCGAGCATCATCACGAAGTTTCAGCCGTCATCGTTGAACCGCTGATCCAAGGCGCAGGCGGTATGCGCATGTACCATCCGATTTACCTGACACTGTTGCGTGAAGCCTGTGACCGCTATGGCGTGCACCTGATTCTGGATGAGATTGCAGTCGGTTTCGGCCGCACCGGCACCATGTTCGCCTGCGAACAAGCCTGGATTCGCCCGGACTTCCTGTGCCTGTCCAAAGCACTGACTGGAGGCTACTTACCGCTTGCCGCCTGCTTAACCACCGACACTATTTACCAAGCGTTCTACGACGACTATTCAACCTTGCGCGCGTTTTTGCACTCGCACAGCTACACCGGCAATCCGCTGGCTTGCGCAGCGGCGTTGGCGACACTGGATATCTTCGAGCAAGACAATGTTATCGAAGCCAACCGCGCACTGAGCAAACGCATGCACGACGCCACAGCTCACCTGGTCGACCACCCGCATGTTGCCGAAGTCCGCCAAACAGGCATGGCCTTGGCAATCGAAATGGTCGCAGACAAAACCAGCAAAACGCCTTACCCGTGGCAAGAACGGCGCGGCTTAAAGGTCTATCAGCACGCCCTGGACCGCGGCGCGCTGCTGCGCCCACTGGGGAGCGTGGTGTACTTTCTGCCGCCGTATGTGATCACCCCTGAGCAGATCGACTTTCTGGCAGAAGTCGCCAGCGAGGGGATTGATATTGCCACCCGCACGTCGGTCAGCGTGGCCCAGGGTAATAGCAACTATCCGGGCTTTCGTGACCCGGGTTAA
- a CDS encoding NAD(P)-dependent oxidoreductase, whose product MIDTLSHLPRPDADATELAANFSDLAPPLNARQAALESARCLYCYDAPCINACPSDIDIPSFIGSISHDNVTGAAQTILSANILGGSCARVCPTEILCQQACVRNNAQECAPVLIGLLQRYAIDNAKFSEHPFKRSAASGKRVAVVGAGPAGLSCAHRLAMHGHDVVIFEAREKSGGLNEYGIAKYKLVDNFAQQEVDFLLQIGGIEIRHGQKLGDNLSLSELHQQFDSVFLSIGLSASKQLGLANEDVPGLLAATDYIAELRQSDDLSQLPVAKRCIVLGAGNTAIDMAVQMAKLGAQDVNLVYRRGLADMGATGHEQEIAKTNQVRLMTWAQPEAVLLDDAGKVRGMRFSRTRMDEGRLITTGETFELAADAIFKAIGQAFDGNALSDPLAAELKRQGERIWVDENLRTSIAGIYAGGDCTSLDQDLTVQAVQHGKLAAEAIHSTLAMKVEAA is encoded by the coding sequence GTGATAGATACACTCAGCCACTTACCTCGTCCGGACGCAGACGCCACCGAACTGGCCGCTAATTTCAGTGACCTTGCGCCGCCTCTCAATGCCCGCCAAGCCGCATTGGAAAGCGCGCGCTGCCTGTATTGCTATGACGCGCCATGCATCAATGCCTGCCCCAGCGATATCGACATTCCATCGTTTATTGGCAGCATCAGCCATGACAATGTCACGGGCGCCGCGCAGACCATTTTGTCAGCCAACATTCTGGGTGGCAGTTGCGCCCGGGTGTGCCCGACCGAAATCCTTTGCCAGCAAGCCTGCGTGCGCAATAACGCGCAAGAATGCGCACCGGTGTTGATTGGTCTGCTACAGCGCTACGCGATTGATAATGCCAAGTTCAGCGAACACCCATTCAAACGTTCAGCCGCCAGCGGCAAACGTGTTGCCGTGGTTGGCGCGGGGCCAGCAGGGCTTTCCTGCGCACATCGTCTCGCCATGCATGGCCATGACGTGGTGATTTTCGAGGCCAGAGAAAAGTCTGGCGGTCTCAATGAATACGGGATCGCCAAGTACAAACTCGTCGACAACTTTGCGCAGCAGGAGGTCGACTTCCTGCTACAAATCGGCGGCATCGAAATCCGTCACGGCCAGAAACTTGGCGACAACCTGAGCTTAAGTGAGCTGCATCAGCAATTTGATTCGGTATTCCTGAGTATCGGCCTGAGCGCCAGCAAACAACTTGGACTGGCCAATGAAGATGTGCCCGGGTTACTCGCCGCGACCGACTACATTGCTGAACTGCGCCAGAGTGATGACCTCAGCCAACTGCCGGTTGCCAAGCGCTGCATCGTCCTCGGTGCTGGCAACACGGCAATCGACATGGCGGTGCAAATGGCCAAGCTTGGCGCCCAAGACGTCAATCTGGTTTATCGCCGCGGCTTGGCTGATATGGGCGCAACCGGTCACGAACAGGAAATAGCCAAAACCAATCAAGTCCGGTTAATGACCTGGGCCCAGCCTGAAGCGGTATTGCTGGATGATGCTGGCAAAGTACGCGGCATGCGTTTCAGCCGAACCCGAATGGACGAAGGTCGCTTGATCACCACCGGTGAAACCTTCGAGCTGGCCGCTGATGCAATCTTTAAAGCCATCGGCCAAGCATTTGATGGCAATGCGCTGAGTGATCCGCTTGCCGCAGAATTGAAACGCCAAGGCGAGCGCATCTGGGTCGATGAAAATCTGCGCACCAGCATTGCGGGCATCTATGCCGGTGGCGACTGCACCTCGCTCGACCAAGACCTTACAGTGCAAGCCGTGCAACACGGCAAACTGGCTGCCGAGGCCATTCACTCAACCCTCGCTATGAAAGTGGAGGCTGCATAA
- a CDS encoding YceI family protein: MLKKTLAALALGTALIGAGQASAADYVIDTKGQHAFVNFKINHLGYSWLYGTFKEFDGSFSYDAKTPEASKVKVTLQTESVDTNHAERDKHIRSGDFLNVSKNPTATFESTSVKSTGDGAADVTGNLTLNGVTKPVVVKAKFVGEGDDPWGGYRAGFEGTTTIKLKDFNIEKDLGPAAQEVELIISFEGVRQ, encoded by the coding sequence ATGTTGAAGAAAACGCTTGCCGCACTCGCGCTAGGCACTGCTTTGATCGGTGCGGGTCAGGCTTCTGCTGCTGATTACGTGATCGACACAAAAGGCCAGCACGCCTTTGTTAATTTCAAGATTAACCATTTGGGTTACAGCTGGTTGTACGGCACCTTTAAAGAATTCGATGGCAGCTTCAGCTACGACGCCAAGACGCCAGAAGCCAGCAAAGTTAAAGTAACCCTGCAGACCGAGAGCGTTGACACCAACCATGCTGAGCGCGATAAGCACATCCGCAGTGGTGACTTCCTTAACGTCAGCAAAAACCCAACAGCCACCTTCGAATCGACTTCGGTTAAATCGACTGGCGACGGTGCAGCTGATGTTACCGGCAACCTGACCCTTAACGGTGTGACCAAGCCTGTTGTTGTTAAGGCCAAGTTCGTCGGTGAAGGTGATGACCCGTGGGGCGGCTACCGCGCTGGCTTTGAAGGCACCACCACGATCAAGCTGAAAGACTTCAACATCGAAAAAGACCTCGGTCCTGCGGCGCAGGAAGTTGAGTTGATCATTTCGTTTGAAGGTGTTCGTCAGTAA
- the preA gene encoding NAD-dependent dihydropyrimidine dehydrogenase subunit PreA, with protein MMADLSIVFAGIKAPNPFWLASAPPTDKAYNVVRAYEAGWGGVVWKTLGEDPAAVNVSSRYSALYGPNREVMGINNIELITDRSLEINLREITQVKKDWPDRALIVSLMVPCVEESWKYILPLVEATGADGIELNFGCPHGMPERGMGAAVGQVPEYVEMVTRWCKTYSSLPVIVKLTPNITDVRLSARAAHRGGADAVSLINTINSITSIDLDNMVALPVVGTQSTHGGYCGAAVKPIALNMVAEIARDPETQGLPICGIGGIGSWRDAAEFVALGCGAVQVCTAAMLHGFRIVEDMKDGLSRWMDAKGYTSLDDFSGRAVGNTTDWKYLDINYQVIAKIDQDACIGCGRCHIACEDTSHQAIASLKQADGTHKYEVIDDECVGCNLCQITCPVEDCIEMVVQDTGKPYLNWNEDPRNPYRVAS; from the coding sequence ATAATGGCCGATCTCTCTATCGTTTTCGCAGGCATCAAAGCCCCTAATCCTTTCTGGCTGGCCTCCGCGCCGCCGACTGACAAAGCCTACAACGTGGTCCGCGCTTATGAAGCAGGCTGGGGCGGCGTGGTTTGGAAAACCCTTGGTGAAGACCCGGCAGCGGTCAACGTGTCATCGCGTTACTCGGCGCTGTACGGCCCGAATCGCGAAGTGATGGGCATCAACAATATCGAGCTGATCACCGACCGTTCACTGGAAATCAACCTGCGCGAAATCACTCAGGTCAAAAAGGATTGGCCAGACCGCGCCCTGATTGTGTCCTTGATGGTGCCGTGTGTTGAAGAGTCATGGAAATACATCTTGCCGCTGGTCGAAGCCACTGGCGCAGACGGCATCGAGCTGAACTTTGGCTGCCCGCATGGCATGCCGGAGCGCGGCATGGGCGCAGCCGTCGGGCAAGTGCCTGAATACGTCGAGATGGTCACGCGCTGGTGCAAAACCTACAGCTCGCTGCCGGTCATCGTGAAACTCACCCCCAACATCACCGATGTGCGTTTGTCTGCCCGCGCCGCACATCGCGGCGGCGCCGATGCCGTATCGCTGATCAACACGATCAACTCCATCACCAGCATTGACCTCGACAATATGGTCGCGCTCCCGGTTGTCGGCACGCAGAGCACTCACGGCGGTTATTGCGGCGCAGCGGTTAAACCCATCGCCCTGAACATGGTCGCCGAAATCGCCCGCGACCCCGAAACCCAAGGCCTGCCAATCTGCGGCATTGGTGGCATTGGCAGCTGGCGTGATGCTGCAGAGTTTGTCGCACTCGGTTGCGGCGCCGTGCAGGTGTGTACGGCTGCGATGCTGCATGGTTTCCGCATTGTCGAAGACATGAAAGACGGTCTATCACGCTGGATGGATGCCAAAGGCTATACCAGCCTCGACGACTTCTCAGGCCGCGCAGTGGGTAATACCACGGACTGGAAATACCTCGATATCAACTACCAGGTGATCGCCAAAATCGATCAGGACGCCTGTATCGGCTGCGGCAGATGTCATATCGCCTGCGAAGACACCTCGCACCAAGCCATCGCCAGCCTTAAACAAGCGGACGGCACGCATAAATACGAGGTGATTGATGATGAATGCGTCGGCTGCAACCTGTGCCAAATCACTTGCCCGGTCGAAGACTGCATCGAAATGGTCGTGCAGGACACCGGCAAGCCCTACCTGAACTGGAATGAAGATCCGCGCAATCCATACCGAGTAGCCAGCTAA
- a CDS encoding adenosylhomocysteinase: MSAVMTPEGFNDFKVADISLAAWGRRETIIAESEMPALMGLRSKYAGLQPLQGAKIIGCIHMTIQTAVLIETLIALGAEVRWSSCNIFSTQDQAAAAIAAAGIPVFAWKGETEEEYEWCIEQTILKDGQPWDANMILDDGGDLTEILHKKYPAMLEKIHGVTEETTTGVHRLLDMLAKGELKIPAINVNDSVTKSKNDNKYGCRHSLNDAIKRGTDHLLSGKQALVIGYGDVGKGSSQSLRQEGMIVKVSEIDPICAMQACMDGFELVSPYIDGLNDGTDACIDKALLGKIDLIVTTTGNANVCDAGMLKALKKRAVVCNIGHFDNEIDTAFMRKNWAWEEVKPQVHKIHRTGSGSFDAQNDDYLILLAEGRLVNLGNATGHPSRIMDGSFANQVLAQIFLFAQKYADLADEQKAQRLTVEVLPKKLDEEVALEMVKGFGGVVTRLTKTQADYIGVTVEGPFKPDAYRY, encoded by the coding sequence ATGAGCGCTGTTATGACGCCTGAAGGTTTTAACGACTTTAAAGTTGCTGATATTTCCCTGGCTGCCTGGGGCCGCCGCGAAACTATCATCGCTGAATCCGAGATGCCTGCCCTGATGGGCCTGCGCAGCAAATATGCTGGCCTGCAACCGCTGCAAGGCGCCAAGATCATCGGCTGTATCCACATGACCATCCAGACTGCGGTGTTGATCGAAACCCTGATCGCACTGGGCGCTGAAGTACGCTGGTCATCGTGCAATATTTTCTCGACTCAAGACCAAGCCGCTGCGGCTATCGCTGCCGCTGGTATTCCGGTGTTTGCCTGGAAAGGCGAGACCGAAGAAGAGTACGAATGGTGTATCGAGCAAACCATCCTCAAAGATGGCCAGCCTTGGGATGCCAACATGATCCTCGACGACGGCGGCGACCTGACCGAGATCCTGCACAAGAAATACCCGGCCATGCTGGAAAAAATCCACGGCGTGACCGAAGAAACCACCACTGGCGTACACCGCCTGCTGGATATGCTGGCCAAGGGCGAGCTGAAAATCCCGGCAATCAACGTTAACGACTCGGTCACCAAGAGCAAGAACGACAACAAGTATGGTTGCCGTCACAGCCTCAACGACGCCATCAAGCGTGGTACCGACCACCTGCTGTCGGGCAAGCAAGCGCTGGTAATTGGTTACGGTGACGTGGGCAAGGGTTCCTCGCAGTCGCTGCGCCAGGAAGGCATGATCGTCAAGGTTTCGGAAATCGACCCAATCTGCGCCATGCAAGCCTGCATGGACGGTTTTGAACTGGTTTCGCCTTACATCGACGGCCTCAATGACGGCACCGACGCCTGCATCGACAAAGCTCTGCTGGGCAAGATCGACCTGATCGTGACCACCACTGGCAACGCCAATGTGTGTGACGCGGGCATGCTCAAAGCGCTGAAAAAACGCGCTGTTGTATGCAACATCGGTCACTTCGACAACGAAATCGACACCGCTTTCATGCGCAAAAACTGGGCATGGGAAGAAGTTAAGCCACAAGTCCACAAGATCCACCGTACTGGCAGCGGCAGCTTCGATGCGCAAAACGATGACTACCTGATCCTGTTGGCTGAAGGTCGCCTGGTAAACCTGGGTAACGCCACTGGCCACCCAAGCCGCATCATGGATGGCTCGTTTGCCAACCAGGTTCTGGCACAGATCTTCCTGTTCGCACAGAAGTACGCGGACCTGGCTGACGAGCAAAAAGCTCAACGCCTGACAGTTGAAGTTCTGCCGAAGAAACTCGACGAAGAAGTGGCACTGGAAATGGTTAAAGGCTTTGGCGGCGTCGTTACACGTCTGACCAAAACCCAAGCTGATTACATCGGCGTAACCGTTGAAGGCCCTTTCAAGCCGGATGCTTACCGCTACTAA